The Citrifermentans bemidjiense Bem genome window below encodes:
- the uvrA gene encoding excinuclease ABC subunit UvrA, which produces MATDKIIIKGACEHNLKCIDVEIPRDQLVVITGISGSGKSTLAFDTIYAEGQRRYVESLSAYARQFLEQMEKPDVESIEGLSPAISIEQKTTSKNPRSTVGTVTEIYDYLRLLFARIGKPHCYNCGRIITSQTVSQMVDQIAALPQGAKLTLLSPIVRGRKGEYKKELTQFRKDGFARVVVDGETHDLSEEITLDKKKKHDIDIVVDRLVVKPGIEKRLADSLETALSHAEGIVKVALSPDAERGIKDETLLFSESAACIECGISYPEMTPRMFSFNNPYGACPDCTGLGTRMYLDTNLVVPDHDLTLAEGAVAPWETRFSGWYQQTLAALGKSYGFDLHTPYKQLSKKAKDVILNGSGGELVDFWWVDDAGKRHTYKKAFEGVLNNLERRHRETDSEQVREELEKYMDVMPCPTCQGARLKKEALFVRVGGENIQQVTAYSIQDALSFFDSLALTEKEEDIARRILKEIRERLNFLVNVGLDYLSLDRSSGTLSGGEGQRIRLATQIGSSLVGVLYILDEPSIGLHQRDNGRLLSTLRHLRDIGNTVLVVEHDEETISEADWVIDMGPGAGIHGGEVVAEGTPAEIMANPHSLTGRYLSGALTIAIPKKRRKGSRFLSIEGANENNLKDVSVDLPLGVMTCITGVSGSGKSSLIIDTLYKTLNQRLYKSREKAGAVRAIHGMEVLDKVINIDQSPIGRTPRSNPATYTGLFTEIREIFAQLPESKMRGYKPGRYSFNVKGGRCEACAGDGIIKIEMHFLPDVYVQCEVCKGARYNRETLEVRFKGRSIAEVLDMTVSQALVFLEHIPRLKTKLQTLEEVGLGYIKLGQSATTLSGGEAQRVKLAKELSKRATGRTIYILDEPTTGLHFADIAKLLEVLHKLVDAGNTIVVIEHNLDVIKTADWIVDLGPEGGDRGGEVIAVGTPEQVSRVERSYTGQYLKKMLPHE; this is translated from the coding sequence ATGGCAACGGACAAGATCATCATCAAAGGTGCCTGCGAGCACAACCTCAAATGCATAGACGTGGAAATTCCCCGGGACCAATTGGTGGTGATCACCGGCATCTCGGGGTCGGGAAAATCCACCCTCGCCTTCGACACCATCTACGCCGAGGGGCAGCGCCGCTACGTGGAGTCGCTCTCCGCCTACGCGCGCCAGTTCCTGGAGCAGATGGAAAAACCCGACGTGGAGTCGATCGAGGGGCTTTCCCCTGCCATCTCCATAGAGCAGAAAACGACCAGCAAGAACCCCCGCTCCACGGTAGGCACCGTCACCGAAATCTACGACTACCTGCGCCTGCTCTTCGCCCGGATCGGCAAGCCGCACTGCTACAACTGCGGCCGGATCATAACCTCTCAGACGGTTTCGCAGATGGTGGACCAGATAGCGGCGCTGCCGCAGGGTGCGAAGCTAACGCTCCTCTCCCCCATCGTGCGCGGCAGGAAAGGGGAGTACAAAAAGGAACTGACCCAGTTCAGGAAAGACGGCTTCGCCCGTGTCGTCGTTGACGGCGAGACCCACGACCTCTCGGAAGAGATCACCCTGGACAAGAAGAAAAAGCACGACATAGACATCGTCGTCGACCGCCTGGTGGTGAAGCCGGGGATCGAGAAGCGGCTCGCCGATTCGCTGGAGACGGCACTCTCGCACGCAGAGGGAATCGTCAAGGTGGCCCTCTCCCCGGACGCGGAGCGCGGCATCAAGGATGAAACGCTCCTTTTCTCCGAGTCGGCCGCCTGCATCGAGTGCGGCATCTCCTATCCCGAGATGACCCCCCGCATGTTCTCCTTCAACAACCCCTACGGCGCCTGCCCCGACTGCACCGGCCTCGGCACCAGGATGTATCTGGACACCAACCTTGTGGTGCCGGACCACGACCTCACCCTGGCCGAAGGCGCCGTCGCCCCCTGGGAGACGCGCTTCTCGGGATGGTATCAGCAGACCCTCGCCGCCCTGGGGAAAAGCTACGGCTTCGACCTGCACACCCCTTACAAGCAGCTCTCCAAGAAGGCGAAGGACGTGATCCTCAACGGTTCGGGGGGGGAACTGGTCGATTTCTGGTGGGTGGACGACGCCGGCAAGCGGCACACCTACAAGAAGGCGTTCGAAGGGGTGCTGAACAACCTGGAGCGGCGCCATCGCGAGACCGACTCCGAGCAGGTGCGGGAGGAGCTTGAGAAGTACATGGACGTGATGCCCTGCCCCACCTGCCAGGGGGCGAGGCTCAAGAAAGAGGCGCTCTTCGTCAGGGTGGGTGGAGAAAACATTCAGCAGGTAACCGCCTATTCCATCCAGGACGCGCTCTCCTTCTTCGACTCTCTGGCGCTCACCGAGAAGGAAGAGGACATCGCCCGGAGGATTCTCAAGGAGATCAGGGAGCGGCTTAACTTCCTGGTCAACGTCGGCCTCGACTACCTGTCGCTGGATCGCTCCTCGGGAACCCTCTCCGGCGGCGAGGGGCAGAGGATACGGCTCGCGACCCAGATCGGCTCCTCGCTGGTCGGGGTGCTCTACATCCTGGACGAGCCTTCCATCGGCCTGCACCAGCGCGACAACGGCAGGCTCTTGTCTACCCTGAGGCACCTGCGGGACATCGGCAACACGGTCCTCGTGGTTGAGCACGACGAGGAAACCATCTCCGAGGCGGACTGGGTCATCGATATGGGACCGGGCGCCGGGATCCACGGCGGCGAGGTGGTGGCCGAAGGCACCCCCGCCGAGATCATGGCCAACCCCCATTCGCTCACCGGGCGCTACCTCTCCGGCGCGCTGACCATAGCGATCCCCAAAAAGCGCAGGAAAGGGAGCCGGTTCCTCTCCATCGAGGGGGCCAACGAGAACAACCTGAAGGACGTCTCGGTCGACCTGCCGCTCGGAGTAATGACCTGCATCACCGGGGTGTCGGGGTCGGGAAAGTCTTCGCTCATCATCGATACCCTCTACAAGACCCTGAACCAGCGGCTCTATAAAAGCAGGGAAAAGGCCGGCGCGGTCCGGGCCATCCACGGCATGGAAGTGCTGGACAAGGTGATCAACATCGACCAGTCCCCCATCGGCCGCACGCCGCGTTCCAACCCCGCCACCTACACCGGCCTCTTCACCGAAATCAGGGAGATCTTCGCCCAGCTCCCCGAGTCGAAGATGCGCGGCTACAAGCCCGGGCGCTACTCCTTCAACGTGAAGGGGGGGCGCTGCGAGGCCTGCGCCGGGGACGGCATCATCAAGATCGAAATGCACTTTCTTCCCGACGTGTACGTGCAGTGCGAGGTTTGCAAGGGGGCCCGCTACAACAGGGAGACGCTGGAGGTCCGCTTCAAGGGGCGTTCCATCGCCGAAGTCCTGGATATGACGGTCTCCCAGGCCCTGGTCTTCCTGGAGCATATCCCGCGCCTGAAGACGAAGCTGCAGACCCTGGAGGAGGTTGGGCTTGGTTACATCAAGCTGGGGCAGTCCGCGACCACACTGTCAGGCGGGGAGGCGCAACGCGTCAAGCTCGCCAAGGAGCTTTCCAAACGGGCCACCGGGCGCACCATCTACATCCTGGATGAACCGACCACCGGCCTGCACTTCGCCGACATAGCGAAGCTCTTGGAGGTGCTGCACAAGCTGGTGGACGCCGGGAACACCATCGTGGTCATCGAGCACAACCTCGATGTGATCAAGACGGCGGACTGGATCGTCGATCTGGGTCCGGAGGGGGGAGATCGCGGCGGCGAGGTGATAGCAGTGGGTACCCCGGAGCAGGTTTCCAGGGTGGAGCGGTCTTACACCGGGCAGTATCTCAAGAAGATGCTTCCACACGAGTAA
- a CDS encoding pentapeptide repeat-containing protein — translation MNRRLISHTASVSLAAWLVAVAVPVGDAHAAAPTAPASSAAPAAPAKAGVAPATTGAAPKDAASADARALNEAKAKLAALAKEGASEGPSAAAEKKAQVKKKAPAKKKKKGAAKAGSKAKGKAKKGAKSGEVKVKVLNRHMTQAELQGILSTTRDFSGTDLSGVNLVGYDLTGANLSRANLHGANLERAKLDETDLELADLTGANLRGASLSQARLRGTRLAGAKLEGALWTDKTVCRKGSLGSCIE, via the coding sequence ATGAATCGCCGTCTTATATCCCATACCGCATCTGTTTCGCTGGCAGCATGGCTGGTTGCCGTTGCTGTCCCTGTCGGCGACGCCCACGCGGCAGCGCCGACAGCCCCCGCATCCTCCGCGGCCCCCGCAGCTCCGGCAAAGGCTGGTGTCGCTCCCGCTACGACCGGTGCCGCGCCCAAAGATGCCGCCAGTGCTGACGCCCGCGCGCTCAATGAGGCCAAGGCGAAGCTGGCGGCGCTGGCCAAGGAGGGGGCTAGCGAAGGTCCCTCGGCTGCCGCTGAGAAAAAGGCTCAGGTGAAGAAAAAGGCGCCGGCTAAAAAGAAGAAAAAGGGAGCGGCCAAGGCGGGCTCGAAAGCTAAAGGGAAGGCAAAGAAAGGGGCTAAGTCAGGAGAGGTAAAGGTGAAGGTCCTGAACCGGCACATGACGCAGGCCGAGCTGCAGGGAATCCTATCCACAACGCGCGACTTCTCCGGCACCGACCTGAGCGGGGTGAACCTGGTCGGCTACGACCTGACCGGGGCCAATTTAAGCAGGGCCAACCTCCATGGCGCCAATCTGGAGCGGGCCAAGCTTGATGAGACGGACTTGGAACTGGCTGACCTGACCGGCGCCAATCTGCGCGGCGCCTCCCTGAGCCAGGCACGCCTGCGGGGAACGAGGCTCGCGGGGGCGAAGCTTGAGGGGGCGCTTTGGACCGACAAGACGGTCTGCCGGAAAGGTTCGCTCGGAAGCTGCATCGAGTAG
- a CDS encoding cold-shock protein, with the protein MAKGVVKWFNDSKGFGFIEQENGEDVFVHFSAIQGDGFKSLAEGDSVTFDVQQGPKGLQAANVTRV; encoded by the coding sequence ATGGCTAAAGGCGTAGTGAAATGGTTCAATGACAGCAAGGGGTTTGGTTTCATCGAGCAGGAGAACGGCGAAGATGTCTTCGTGCATTTTTCCGCGATCCAGGGCGACGGGTTCAAATCCTTGGCAGAGGGCGATTCCGTCACCTTCGACGTCCAGCAGGGTCCCAAAGGCCTGCAGGCCGCCAATGTGACCAGGGTTTAA
- the nifJ gene encoding pyruvate:ferredoxin (flavodoxin) oxidoreductase: MSRRMVTIDGNTAAAHVAHATNEVIAIYPITPSSVMGEISDEKSAKGEKNIWGTVPSVSELQSEGGASGAVHGALQAGALTTTFTASQGLLLMIPNMFKIAGELTSTVFHISARAISAAALNIFGDHSDVMAARATGWGMLCSNNVQEVMDFALISQAATLRARVPFMHYFDGFRTSHEVQKVEELTFDDMRAMINDDLVQAHRLRALTPDRPVMRGTAQNPDVYFQGRETVNAYYPAALKIVQEEMEKFAGITGRKYSVAEYVGAPDADRVVIVMGSAADTVQETIETLAAKGEKIGLVKIRLFRPFPVDALAACLPASVKKIAVLDRTKEPGSLGEPLYLDVRTAIGEAMADGKTSFKNYPIIVGGRFGLGSKEFTPGMAKGVFDNLKADKPKNHFVVGIKEDVTNSSLDFDKSFVNPSAGTYAAMFYGLGSDGTVGANKNSIKIIGEKTDNNVQAYFVYDSKKAGSVTTSHLRFGKGAIRSPYLIDQADFIACHNFSFLEKYDMLTNAKQGGTFLLCSPFDKEQVWDSMPVEVQQQIIDKKLKFYVINAIALGEKLGLGARINVIMQTAFFKISNIMPLDTALAAIKDAIKKSYGKSGDKVVDMNNKAVDAALENIFEVAVPAKASSALRKPPVVGAHAPKFVQEVTAQLIAGYGDEVPVSMIPADGTFPTGTSQYEKRNIAVDIPVWDEQLCIQCGICSFVCPHASIRMKVYDADKLSGAPATFKSADARGNEFKGMKCTVQVAPEDCTGCAACVANCPAKSKEDANKKAINMQFQAPLRTSEAANYDFFLAMPETDPKLVKLETLKGSQLARPLFEYSGACAGCGETPYLKLMSQLFGDRAMIANATGCTSIYGGNLPTTPWAKNADGRGPAWSNSLFEDNAEFGFGMRLAVDKFNQAATELLDVVSLPAELVAEIKGADQQTQAGVEAQRARVAKLKDLLAGSKDAAAKKLLSIADYLVKKSVWIVGGDGWAYDIGYGGLDHVIASGKNVNLLVLDTEVYSNTGGQASKSTPMGAVAQFAAGGKPQAKKDLAMIAMAYGNVYVAKVSLSNPAQVVKAFIEAEAYNGPSLILAYSHCIAHGIDMATAVETQKRAVASGHWPLVRYNPDLAEQGKNPLQLDSKAPSISLEEYAYGENRYRVLKKSNPEAAATLMARSSELTARRFDLYKRMAEMDFENK; the protein is encoded by the coding sequence ATGTCCCGCAGAATGGTAACGATTGACGGCAACACTGCAGCAGCGCACGTGGCCCACGCCACCAACGAGGTGATCGCAATCTACCCGATCACCCCTTCTTCCGTGATGGGAGAGATCTCCGACGAGAAAAGCGCCAAGGGCGAGAAGAACATCTGGGGAACGGTTCCCTCCGTGTCCGAACTCCAGTCCGAGGGGGGCGCTTCCGGCGCGGTCCACGGCGCACTCCAGGCAGGCGCCTTGACCACGACCTTCACCGCCAGCCAGGGCTTGTTGCTGATGATCCCGAACATGTTCAAGATCGCCGGCGAACTCACCTCCACCGTGTTCCACATCTCCGCCCGCGCCATCTCGGCGGCCGCGCTCAACATCTTCGGCGACCACTCCGACGTCATGGCCGCCCGCGCAACCGGCTGGGGGATGCTCTGCTCCAACAACGTGCAGGAGGTCATGGACTTCGCGCTGATCTCCCAGGCTGCCACGCTGCGCGCCCGCGTCCCGTTCATGCACTACTTCGACGGCTTCAGGACCTCGCACGAGGTGCAGAAGGTCGAGGAACTGACCTTCGACGACATGCGCGCCATGATCAATGACGACCTGGTGCAGGCGCACCGCCTGCGCGCCCTCACCCCGGATCGCCCCGTGATGCGCGGCACCGCGCAGAACCCCGACGTCTACTTCCAGGGTCGCGAGACCGTCAACGCCTACTACCCCGCAGCCCTCAAGATCGTGCAGGAGGAGATGGAGAAGTTCGCCGGGATCACCGGCCGCAAGTACTCGGTCGCCGAATACGTCGGCGCCCCCGACGCCGACCGCGTCGTCATCGTCATGGGTAGCGCCGCCGACACCGTCCAGGAGACCATCGAGACCCTGGCGGCCAAGGGTGAGAAGATAGGCCTGGTCAAAATCCGCCTGTTCAGGCCCTTCCCGGTAGACGCCTTGGCAGCCTGCCTGCCTGCCTCCGTCAAGAAGATCGCCGTCCTCGACCGCACCAAGGAGCCGGGTTCCCTCGGCGAGCCGCTCTACCTGGACGTGAGAACCGCCATCGGCGAGGCCATGGCCGATGGGAAGACCTCCTTCAAGAACTACCCGATCATCGTCGGCGGCCGCTTCGGCCTGGGCTCCAAGGAGTTCACCCCGGGCATGGCCAAAGGGGTCTTCGACAACCTGAAAGCGGACAAGCCGAAGAACCACTTCGTCGTCGGCATCAAAGAGGACGTCACCAACTCCTCGCTCGACTTCGACAAGAGCTTCGTGAACCCCTCCGCCGGGACCTATGCGGCGATGTTCTACGGCCTGGGCTCCGACGGCACCGTCGGCGCCAACAAGAACTCCATCAAGATCATCGGCGAGAAGACCGACAACAACGTCCAGGCCTACTTCGTCTACGACTCCAAGAAGGCTGGATCCGTCACCACCTCGCATCTTCGTTTCGGCAAGGGGGCCATCCGCTCGCCGTACCTGATCGACCAGGCCGACTTCATCGCCTGCCACAACTTCTCCTTCCTCGAGAAGTACGACATGCTGACCAACGCCAAGCAGGGCGGCACCTTCCTCCTTTGCTCTCCGTTCGACAAGGAGCAGGTCTGGGACTCCATGCCGGTCGAAGTTCAGCAGCAGATCATCGACAAGAAGCTCAAGTTCTACGTGATCAACGCCATCGCGCTCGGCGAGAAACTCGGTCTGGGCGCCAGGATCAACGTGATCATGCAGACCGCCTTCTTCAAGATCTCCAATATCATGCCGCTTGACACCGCGCTCGCAGCCATCAAGGACGCCATCAAGAAGAGCTACGGCAAGTCCGGCGACAAGGTCGTCGACATGAACAACAAGGCGGTCGACGCGGCCCTCGAGAACATCTTCGAGGTAGCAGTCCCGGCCAAGGCGAGCAGCGCCCTCAGGAAGCCCCCGGTCGTCGGCGCCCATGCACCGAAGTTCGTCCAGGAAGTCACCGCGCAGCTCATCGCCGGCTACGGCGACGAGGTTCCGGTCTCCATGATACCGGCCGACGGCACCTTCCCGACCGGCACCTCCCAGTACGAGAAGCGCAACATCGCGGTCGACATCCCGGTATGGGACGAGCAGCTCTGCATCCAGTGCGGCATCTGCTCCTTCGTCTGCCCGCACGCCTCCATCAGGATGAAGGTCTACGACGCCGACAAGCTCTCCGGCGCCCCGGCAACCTTCAAGTCGGCCGACGCGCGCGGCAACGAGTTCAAAGGGATGAAGTGCACCGTGCAGGTAGCTCCCGAAGACTGCACCGGCTGCGCGGCCTGCGTGGCCAACTGCCCCGCGAAGTCCAAGGAAGACGCCAACAAGAAGGCGATCAACATGCAGTTCCAGGCGCCGCTTCGGACCTCGGAAGCCGCCAACTACGACTTCTTCCTGGCGATGCCCGAGACCGATCCCAAACTGGTGAAGCTGGAGACCCTGAAAGGGAGCCAGCTGGCACGGCCGCTCTTCGAGTACTCCGGCGCCTGCGCGGGTTGCGGCGAGACCCCTTACCTGAAGCTCATGTCGCAGCTCTTCGGCGACCGCGCCATGATCGCCAACGCCACCGGCTGCACCTCCATCTACGGCGGCAACCTCCCCACCACCCCGTGGGCGAAGAACGCCGACGGCCGCGGCCCGGCCTGGTCCAACTCCCTCTTCGAGGACAACGCCGAGTTCGGCTTCGGCATGAGGCTTGCCGTCGACAAGTTCAACCAGGCCGCAACCGAGCTCCTGGACGTGGTCTCGCTCCCGGCAGAACTGGTAGCCGAGATCAAGGGGGCCGACCAGCAGACCCAGGCCGGCGTCGAGGCGCAGCGCGCACGCGTCGCCAAGCTGAAGGATCTCCTGGCAGGCTCCAAGGACGCAGCAGCCAAGAAGCTCCTCTCCATCGCCGACTACCTGGTGAAGAAGTCGGTCTGGATCGTGGGGGGCGACGGCTGGGCCTATGACATCGGCTACGGCGGCCTGGACCACGTCATCGCCTCCGGCAAGAACGTGAACCTCCTGGTCCTCGACACCGAGGTCTACTCCAACACCGGCGGCCAGGCCTCCAAGTCCACCCCGATGGGCGCCGTGGCGCAGTTCGCTGCGGGCGGGAAGCCGCAGGCGAAGAAGGACCTCGCCATGATCGCCATGGCCTACGGCAACGTCTACGTCGCCAAGGTCTCCCTCTCCAACCCGGCCCAGGTGGTCAAGGCGTTCATCGAGGCGGAAGCCTACAACGGACCGTCCCTCATCCTTGCCTACAGCCACTGCATCGCCCACGGCATCGACATGGCAACCGCGGTCGAGACCCAGAAGCGTGCGGTAGCCTCCGGCCACTGGCCGCTGGTCCGCTACAACCCGGACCTCGCCGAGCAGGGCAAGAACCCGCTCCAGCTCGACAGCAAGGCTCCGAGCATCTCCCTCGAAGAGTACGCCTACGGCGAGAACCGCTACCGCGTGCTGAAAAAGAGCAACCCTGAGGCTGCTGCCACCCTCATGGCACGCTCCTCCGAGCTCACCGCCCGCCGCTTCGATCTCTACAAGCGGATGGCGGAAATGGATTTCGAGAACAAATAA
- the recR gene encoding recombination mediator RecR yields the protein MLHFSGSLTRLVGELKKLPGVGEKSAQRLAFHLLKHPSNIEALAQSLLQVGERVHLCSVCFAITEDDPCWICSGERDSGTICVVEEPQDLLALERSRAFSGRYHVLQGALSPLNGVTPKDLRIAELMQRLQGGEVREVLIATNFTVEGEATALYLTRLIKPLSIKVTRLAHGIPVGSDLEYVDAATVQRAVEGRSEL from the coding sequence ATGCTACATTTTTCGGGCTCGCTGACCAGGCTGGTGGGGGAGCTGAAGAAATTGCCCGGGGTGGGCGAGAAGAGCGCGCAGAGACTGGCCTTTCATTTGCTGAAACATCCGAGCAATATCGAAGCCTTAGCGCAAAGCCTCCTGCAGGTGGGAGAAAGGGTGCATCTGTGCTCGGTCTGTTTTGCCATCACCGAGGACGATCCGTGCTGGATCTGTTCCGGCGAGCGCGATAGCGGCACCATCTGCGTGGTCGAAGAGCCGCAGGACCTTCTGGCACTGGAAAGAAGCCGCGCTTTTAGCGGCCGCTACCACGTGCTGCAGGGTGCACTTTCACCTTTAAACGGTGTTACGCCCAAGGACCTGAGGATCGCCGAGTTGATGCAGCGGCTTCAGGGGGGGGAGGTGCGCGAGGTGCTGATCGCCACCAATTTCACCGTCGAGGGTGAAGCCACCGCGCTCTACCTGACCAGACTGATAAAACCGCTGTCTATAAAGGTCACCAGGCTGGCACACGGCATACCTGTCGGCAGCGACCTGGAATATGTCGATGCCGCGACGGTGCAGCGGGCAGTCGAGGGGCGTTCCGAGTTGTAG
- a CDS encoding YbaB/EbfC family nucleoid-associated protein: MSKGLAQIMKQAQMMQQKMGKLQEEAAAKTAEVATGGGAVTVVVNGKNQVLSLVIKKEAVDPEDVEMLQDLVLTAVNEALKKVHTEMSEEMSKITGGLSIPGLF, encoded by the coding sequence ATGTCGAAAGGTTTAGCGCAGATCATGAAACAGGCTCAGATGATGCAGCAGAAGATGGGGAAGCTGCAGGAAGAAGCCGCGGCCAAGACCGCCGAGGTAGCCACCGGCGGGGGTGCGGTCACCGTCGTGGTGAACGGCAAGAACCAGGTACTCTCCCTGGTGATCAAGAAGGAAGCCGTCGATCCTGAAGATGTCGAAATGCTTCAGGACTTGGTGCTGACCGCTGTCAACGAGGCCCTGAAGAAGGTGCACACCGAGATGAGCGAGGAGATGAGCAAGATCACCGGCGGGCTCAGCATCCCGGGCCTTTTCTAA
- the dnaX gene encoding DNA polymerase III subunit gamma/tau, with translation MSYLVLARKWRPQTFSDLVGQEHVSQTLKNAIDGGRVAHAFLFTGARGVGKTSSARILAKALNCESGLTVEPCNTCSTCLEITEGNSVDVFEIDGASNTGVDDIRELRDNIKYLPSRSRYKIFIIDEVHMLTTNAFNALLKTLEEPPPHVKFIFATTEPHKVPITILSRCQRFDFKRIALPRIVSRLRYIVDQEGVQVSDEALAVVARKGDGSMRDSLSTLDQVLAFCGNQVADADVAALLGVVDRRLIMDGCRAVLSKEVREALQIVAQVDSFGYSMRQFCRELIDQFRNVAILKAVGEPGDLLELSEAELGELRTLADAATGTDLQRHLTLLLKAEAEMAHASFPRLVLEMTMMKMATLAPAVAVQELLSRLDSLESGAPAGPRPARQEGAPRAAAPPVQAPPAARDQHAARPAAPPSAPAPQPPPAPPAASAAPAAADAGSGELWGSFVQFVKGKRPMLGTELEQVYPVQVSRQLLEIGCLNGTFELKRMQDPERVTELKELAKTHFGGTPAVRITVLSEPPKDAPPSLSEKKNLENAERQATLRREAEEHPLVAAAVALFDGEIAEVKEIPGKDVIQS, from the coding sequence TTGTCCTATCTCGTACTCGCTAGAAAATGGCGCCCCCAGACCTTCAGCGATCTGGTCGGCCAGGAGCATGTCAGTCAGACCCTGAAAAACGCCATCGACGGCGGGCGGGTCGCGCACGCCTTCCTCTTCACCGGGGCCCGCGGGGTGGGAAAGACCAGCTCGGCGCGCATCCTCGCCAAGGCGCTCAACTGCGAGAGCGGGCTGACCGTGGAGCCGTGCAATACCTGCTCCACCTGCCTGGAGATCACCGAGGGGAACTCTGTCGACGTCTTCGAGATCGACGGCGCCTCCAACACCGGCGTGGACGACATCAGGGAGTTGCGCGACAACATCAAGTACCTCCCGTCGCGCTCGCGCTACAAGATCTTCATCATCGACGAAGTCCACATGCTCACCACCAACGCCTTCAACGCGCTGTTGAAGACGCTGGAGGAGCCCCCCCCGCACGTCAAGTTCATCTTCGCCACCACTGAACCCCACAAGGTCCCCATCACCATCCTTTCGCGCTGCCAGCGTTTCGACTTCAAGAGGATCGCGCTGCCGCGCATCGTCTCCAGGCTGCGCTACATAGTGGACCAGGAGGGGGTGCAGGTCTCGGACGAGGCGCTTGCCGTTGTGGCCAGAAAAGGGGACGGGAGCATGCGCGACTCGCTCTCCACGCTGGACCAGGTGCTCGCCTTCTGCGGCAACCAGGTCGCAGACGCCGACGTCGCGGCACTTTTGGGCGTGGTGGACCGCCGCCTGATCATGGACGGCTGCCGCGCCGTGCTCTCGAAGGAGGTGCGCGAGGCGCTGCAGATCGTGGCGCAGGTGGATTCCTTCGGTTACAGCATGAGGCAGTTCTGCCGCGAGCTGATCGACCAGTTCCGCAACGTGGCCATCCTGAAGGCGGTCGGCGAACCGGGGGACCTCTTGGAACTCTCCGAGGCGGAGCTTGGCGAGTTGCGCACCCTGGCGGATGCCGCTACGGGGACCGACCTCCAGCGGCACCTGACGCTGCTCCTTAAGGCCGAGGCGGAGATGGCGCATGCGAGCTTCCCGCGCCTGGTGCTGGAAATGACCATGATGAAGATGGCGACACTGGCGCCTGCGGTCGCGGTGCAGGAACTCCTCTCCCGGCTGGACTCGCTGGAATCCGGAGCGCCCGCAGGTCCGCGCCCGGCCCGCCAGGAGGGCGCCCCTCGCGCCGCCGCGCCGCCGGTCCAGGCGCCCCCCGCCGCCCGGGACCAGCACGCCGCACGCCCGGCCGCGCCCCCTTCCGCTCCGGCTCCCCAGCCCCCCCCTGCCCCGCCGGCAGCTTCAGCTGCGCCGGCAGCCGCCGACGCAGGGAGCGGCGAGCTTTGGGGGAGCTTCGTGCAGTTCGTCAAAGGGAAGCGTCCCATGCTCGGCACCGAGCTGGAGCAGGTCTACCCGGTCCAGGTCTCCCGCCAACTGCTGGAGATCGGCTGCCTGAACGGGACCTTCGAGCTGAAGAGGATGCAGGACCCGGAGCGGGTGACGGAACTGAAGGAACTCGCCAAGACCCATTTCGGCGGAACCCCGGCGGTGAGGATAACGGTGTTGAGCGAACCCCCGAAGGACGCGCCGCCGAGCCTGTCGGAAAAAAAAAACCTTGAAAATGCCGAGCGACAGGCAACCCTGAGGCGCGAGGCGGAGGAGCACCCGCTGGTGGCCGCGGCGGTGGCGCTGTTCGACGGGGAAATCGCCGAAGTGAAGGAAATCCCCGGCAAGGATGTCATACAATCATAA